The proteins below are encoded in one region of Bremerella sp. P1:
- a CDS encoding alpha/beta hydrolase family protein codes for MSYRLFVVLVGFSVTTCFGLGCSQNQPVTETLVESEFADQLLAPANYLSNIARQAPDAVFRVERGGGVRKAVVQTKLPNGQSMTLWIYHPDPLPQTKIPCVFIAPAGTMMIHGLQLANGDTPEHLPWARAGFAVVAYELSGNADAQTSSDDQLKSAAEKFRQAKSGLLNAQVAMAYAREKVSFVDPQQFYTAGHSSAGTMALYVAEMEPQVKGAIAFMPAVDIRASLGVDGITYVQNAEIVPEAGIYVNEISPITHIHRLSRPTFLFIAGDDRPDITGPADSFGKKLREMGSDVTVVRVPRGGHFEPMLDPGIPMAISWLKMITQNN; via the coding sequence ATGTCGTACCGCTTGTTTGTAGTGCTCGTTGGATTTTCGGTCACCACGTGCTTTGGTTTGGGCTGTTCCCAAAACCAGCCGGTCACCGAAACGCTCGTGGAATCCGAGTTCGCCGACCAACTGCTCGCCCCGGCGAATTACCTGAGCAACATCGCCAGGCAGGCTCCCGACGCCGTTTTCAGAGTGGAGCGAGGTGGTGGTGTTCGTAAAGCGGTCGTGCAGACGAAGCTTCCCAACGGACAATCGATGACACTGTGGATCTATCATCCGGATCCGCTGCCTCAGACGAAGATACCGTGCGTCTTCATTGCCCCAGCCGGAACGATGATGATCCACGGCCTGCAACTTGCCAATGGAGATACTCCCGAACACTTACCGTGGGCACGAGCTGGCTTCGCAGTGGTTGCGTACGAACTTAGTGGCAATGCGGACGCTCAGACTTCGTCAGATGACCAGTTAAAGTCGGCTGCCGAGAAATTCCGCCAGGCCAAGTCAGGACTTCTCAACGCGCAGGTCGCCATGGCCTACGCCCGGGAGAAAGTCTCATTTGTCGATCCCCAACAGTTTTACACCGCCGGTCATAGTTCTGCCGGGACGATGGCTCTCTACGTCGCCGAGATGGAACCTCAGGTGAAAGGAGCCATCGCGTTTATGCCAGCGGTTGATATCCGCGCTTCTTTGGGTGTCGATGGGATCACCTACGTGCAGAATGCCGAGATCGTGCCGGAGGCTGGCATTTACGTCAATGAAATTTCGCCGATCACCCACATCCATCGCTTAAGCCGACCTACGTTTCTATTCATCGCAGGTGACGATCGGCCTGATATCACCGGGCCGGCCGATTCGTTCGGCAAAAAGCTTCGCGAAATGGGAAGCGATGTCACGGTCGTCCGTGTCCCGAGAGGTGGTCACTTCGAGCCAATGCTCGACCCCGGCATTCCCATGGCGATTAGTTGGTTGAAGATGATTACGCAGAACAACTAG
- a CDS encoding DUF1559 family PulG-like putative transporter codes for MSQLNSDSDPSLAEVNDQRDRSRTPLIVGGVLFLVLLIGCVVLGPIASALLQVRENARRTTCMNHLRQLGVQIEDYYVVHNAFPPGWEVPMDEAPSLPTWGWPSKLVSMTDITYPTPQDLETPLAEVLIADDQRMEFVQTYFQEYLCPSDDALAYNGENHPDRRWVHDGNPVPFGLSMYVGNAGHRHDAVGSQVNTGIFYGNSAVTLADVTDGVSHTIMLGERDLTRCRAGSWPGVPDPMKHDGGPSIWNVVAGAKPKINAPPWDGDMLCGEGFSSLHPGGANVLLVDGSVEFLTTDTDTQWQPEPTAGKMGVLQQMMIRNDGEKNDP; via the coding sequence ATGTCCCAATTGAATTCTGATTCCGATCCGTCGCTTGCTGAAGTGAATGACCAGCGTGATCGATCTCGAACACCTCTGATTGTTGGAGGTGTTCTCTTTTTGGTCCTACTTATCGGCTGCGTCGTTCTCGGTCCGATCGCCTCGGCCCTTTTGCAAGTCCGAGAAAACGCACGGCGAACGACCTGCATGAATCATCTGCGGCAGTTGGGCGTTCAGATCGAGGACTACTATGTGGTCCACAATGCGTTCCCGCCTGGGTGGGAAGTGCCGATGGATGAAGCGCCTTCGCTGCCAACATGGGGATGGCCTTCCAAACTGGTCAGCATGACCGACATCACCTATCCCACGCCGCAAGATTTAGAGACGCCACTGGCCGAAGTCTTGATCGCCGATGATCAGCGTATGGAGTTCGTACAAACTTACTTTCAAGAATACTTGTGTCCTTCGGACGATGCCCTGGCTTACAACGGCGAAAACCACCCCGACCGACGCTGGGTTCACGATGGCAATCCGGTCCCTTTCGGGCTGAGCATGTACGTCGGCAACGCTGGGCACCGTCATGATGCCGTCGGCAGCCAAGTGAACACCGGCATCTTCTACGGAAACTCTGCGGTGACCCTGGCCGATGTGACCGATGGGGTCAGTCACACCATCATGCTCGGCGAACGTGATTTAACGCGTTGCCGTGCCGGCAGTTGGCCTGGTGTGCCTGACCCGATGAAGCACGACGGTGGGCCGTCGATCTGGAATGTGGTTGCTGGGGCCAAGCCAAAGATCAATGCACCACCCTGGGATGGCGATATGCTGTGCGGCGAAGGCTTTTCAAGTCTGCACCCCGGCGGGGCTAACGTGCTGCTGGTCGACGGATCGGTTGAGTTTCTCACCACCGATACGGATACGCAGTGGCAGCCTGAACCGACGGCAGGCAAGATGGGTGTTCTTCAGCAGATGATGATTCGCAACGACGGAGAAAAGAACGATCCCTAG
- a CDS encoding DUF1552 domain-containing protein, with the protein MKPISRRTLLKGTGAALALPWLESMVTSKALAASQSVAPMRMGIYSTVGGTVIESWKPEKAGTLSELPSILRPMEAHKDKMLVLSGLANHGRSKNVNAHEHCASMHLTAAAEVGKENGVPVTSISVDQMAAKHLGSQTYLPSLEMTTTPDEWKYSYRDKGEPVPYEMNPRVVFDRMFRGREPMAPDWSARAKRRAENQAKQASVPAEKSIDRHILDMVMEDARRLQKKVGKFDQQKLEQYLASVESVERRIALVEAQAAEMMADGMGVPAEIPKGLPANAKEWDPIHQVSSQDPEVQSQVIDLMGDLFVLALQTDSTRVATMAVGSDGSMMPGVVTVGFERHFHTLEHQGGNPDPRRSDPIAREACRQVSHWFVQHFARVVDKMAAIDEGGASLLDNTLLLFTSYMADGGHHREDYPAMLVGNAQGTLKTGRHIAFPQGTPMANLFIEMLDRVGVKVGEFGDSVTSPGAAFGGRLPDLV; encoded by the coding sequence ATGAAACCGATCTCCCGTCGAACGCTGCTGAAAGGAACCGGCGCCGCCTTGGCTTTGCCGTGGCTGGAATCGATGGTGACTAGCAAGGCCCTGGCTGCTTCCCAGAGTGTGGCCCCGATGCGGATGGGTATTTACTCGACGGTCGGCGGTACGGTGATCGAATCGTGGAAGCCAGAAAAGGCAGGTACCCTGAGCGAGCTTCCCTCCATCCTGCGGCCGATGGAAGCCCACAAGGATAAGATGCTCGTTCTGTCAGGCCTGGCCAACCATGGTCGCTCGAAGAATGTGAACGCCCACGAGCACTGTGCTTCGATGCACCTGACCGCGGCAGCGGAGGTCGGCAAAGAGAACGGTGTGCCGGTGACGAGCATCTCGGTTGATCAGATGGCCGCCAAGCATCTCGGTTCGCAGACCTACCTGCCTAGTCTTGAGATGACAACGACGCCCGATGAATGGAAGTATTCGTATCGCGACAAGGGCGAGCCGGTCCCTTATGAAATGAATCCGCGGGTTGTCTTCGATCGGATGTTCCGTGGTCGCGAACCCATGGCCCCGGATTGGTCGGCCCGGGCCAAGCGTCGCGCGGAGAATCAAGCCAAACAAGCCAGCGTGCCCGCTGAGAAGTCGATCGATCGGCACATCCTCGACATGGTGATGGAAGACGCTCGACGGCTGCAGAAGAAGGTCGGCAAGTTCGACCAGCAGAAGCTAGAGCAGTATCTGGCCAGCGTCGAATCGGTCGAGCGGCGGATTGCGTTGGTTGAAGCTCAAGCGGCCGAGATGATGGCCGACGGCATGGGTGTGCCGGCCGAGATTCCCAAGGGGCTGCCTGCCAATGCCAAAGAGTGGGACCCGATTCATCAGGTATCATCGCAAGACCCGGAAGTCCAATCGCAGGTGATCGACCTGATGGGTGATCTGTTTGTTCTGGCCCTGCAAACCGACTCGACCCGCGTGGCCACGATGGCTGTCGGCAGCGACGGTTCGATGATGCCAGGCGTGGTGACGGTCGGTTTCGAGCGGCACTTTCACACGCTCGAACACCAAGGAGGCAACCCCGATCCACGCCGCAGCGATCCGATCGCTCGCGAGGCTTGCCGCCAGGTAAGTCACTGGTTTGTCCAGCACTTTGCCCGCGTAGTCGATAAGATGGCAGCCATTGACGAGGGGGGTGCGAGCCTATTGGATAACACGCTTCTGCTGTTTACCAGCTACATGGCCGACGGGGGCCACCACCGCGAAGACTACCCGGCGATGCTGGTTGGTAACGCTCAAGGCACCCTCAAAACCGGTCGCCACATCGCCTTCCCGCAAGGAACCCCGATGGCGAACCTCTTCATCGAAATGCTCGACCGAGTCGGGGTGAAAGTGGGCGAGTTCGGCGACAGCGTCACGTCGCCCGGTGCCGCATTCGGCGGGCGGCTTCCCGATTTGGTCTAA
- a CDS encoding alpha-keto acid decarboxylase family protein encodes MNRSAPSPSVPVSQTVSGVSIGQYLIRRLQEYGLEDIFGIPGDYILSFYGMLEKSPINVVGCTREDCAGFAADSYARVKGLGAVCVTYCVGGLSICNSIAGAYAEKSPVVILTGSPGLRERNNNPLLHHMVRDFNTQKDVFEKLCIAGAELSDPVSAFREIDRVLDAVVRFKRPGYIELPRDMVNVVPHISHVFPSQENTSDPQALTEAVGEAAQLIENAEKPVILAGVELHRFHLQDELVALAEHTQIPVAATVLGKSVIRETHPLYVGLYEGAIGREEVTRFVEESDLVLLLGTFMTDINMGVFTANLDPSKCIYATSEQLRLKHHHYHGITLPEFVRQLAQRNITCAKRTLPEGIRMQMPPVGDITDNPITTQRMMQMINPLLDDETVVIADIGDSLFAATELVTQGRSEFLSPAYYTSMGFAVPATLGAQTARRDARIVAVIGDGAFQMTGMELSTIVRLGYDPVIIVLDNHGYGTERWLHPGDWKYNEIHPWSYSKLPEVLRGGKGYEVSTEKEFHAALHQAWDDRDAMSIIHVHLPEDDASPTLHRLSHRLGANV; translated from the coding sequence ATGAATCGTTCCGCCCCTTCCCCGAGTGTGCCTGTCTCGCAAACTGTGAGCGGTGTTTCGATCGGCCAGTATCTCATTCGGCGGCTGCAGGAATATGGCCTGGAAGACATCTTTGGCATTCCTGGCGACTATATCCTTTCCTTCTACGGCATGCTCGAGAAGAGTCCCATCAACGTGGTGGGCTGTACCCGGGAAGACTGTGCAGGCTTCGCGGCCGATTCCTATGCACGCGTGAAAGGACTGGGTGCGGTTTGCGTGACGTACTGTGTCGGCGGTCTTAGCATTTGTAACAGCATTGCCGGAGCCTACGCCGAGAAGTCCCCCGTGGTTATTCTGACCGGTTCGCCCGGCCTGCGAGAACGCAACAACAATCCTCTTTTGCACCACATGGTGCGCGACTTCAACACGCAGAAAGATGTCTTCGAGAAGCTTTGCATCGCCGGCGCGGAACTCTCGGACCCGGTGAGTGCCTTCCGTGAGATCGATCGCGTGTTGGATGCGGTCGTGCGTTTCAAGCGGCCTGGCTACATTGAACTGCCGCGCGACATGGTGAATGTCGTTCCGCATATCAGCCACGTCTTTCCTTCTCAGGAAAACACCAGTGATCCACAGGCATTGACCGAAGCCGTCGGCGAAGCGGCGCAGTTGATTGAAAATGCCGAGAAGCCGGTGATTCTGGCCGGCGTCGAGCTGCACCGCTTTCATCTCCAGGATGAACTGGTTGCCCTAGCTGAGCATACCCAGATTCCGGTCGCGGCTACCGTGCTGGGCAAAAGTGTCATTCGAGAAACGCATCCCTTGTATGTCGGTCTTTACGAAGGGGCGATTGGCCGGGAAGAAGTGACCCGGTTTGTCGAAGAGAGTGACCTGGTGCTGCTGCTGGGGACGTTCATGACCGACATCAACATGGGCGTCTTCACGGCGAACCTCGATCCGTCGAAGTGCATTTATGCGACCAGCGAGCAACTTCGCCTGAAGCATCATCACTATCACGGCATCACGCTTCCTGAATTTGTACGGCAGCTTGCCCAGCGAAACATCACATGTGCCAAACGCACGCTGCCCGAAGGGATCCGCATGCAGATGCCCCCGGTCGGCGACATCACCGACAATCCGATCACCACACAGCGCATGATGCAGATGATCAATCCTCTGCTGGATGACGAAACGGTTGTCATTGCCGATATCGGTGATTCGCTCTTTGCCGCGACGGAACTGGTCACCCAGGGACGCAGCGAATTCTTGAGCCCTGCTTACTACACGTCCATGGGATTCGCCGTACCGGCCACGCTCGGTGCCCAGACGGCCCGCCGCGATGCTCGCATCGTGGCTGTGATCGGTGACGGGGCTTTCCAGATGACCGGCATGGAATTGTCGACCATCGTCCGGCTTGGCTACGACCCGGTGATTATCGTGTTGGACAATCACGGCTACGGAACCGAGCGCTGGCTACACCCAGGCGACTGGAAGTACAACGAGATACACCCTTGGTCGTACAGCAAACTGCCCGAAGTCCTGCGCGGCGGCAAAGGGTACGAAGTCAGCACCGAAAAAGAATTCCACGCGGCCCTGCACCAAGCCTGGGACGATCGCGATGCAATGAGCATCATTCACGTCCACTTGCCAGAAGATGACGCCAGTCCAACCCTGCATCGGTTGAGCCACCGATTGGGAGCGAATGTTTGA
- the mutY gene encoding A/G-specific adenine glycosylase, with protein MPRTKSKSRSKPENSSPVGGSLAAFQSHVFAWFAAHKRDLPWRKSQDPYRVWISEIMLQQTQVATVKEYFRRFTAEFPHVSDLAEAEEQQVLLLWEGLGYYRRARQLHAAAKEIVERYDGKFPQTVDEIQSLPGIGRYTAGAIASIAYGLKAPILEANTQRLFARLIGWDQVLTTSASQKRLWEFAEEILPDHDVGIFNQALMEIGSLVCTPKNPSCSQCPLVAHCEAYQQGRQDEIPQPKKKIEFIPITEIALVVRRKNEVLVRQCGQDERWAGLWDFPRFSVENQEELNVVEAQLKEASGIEASLGSHVTTIKHGVTKYRITLLCHEMAYKKGRLRPEAGPDGEPRVWQWRDASHLTDLPLSTTGRKLAKLV; from the coding sequence ATGCCACGCACCAAGTCGAAATCTCGCTCGAAACCAGAGAATTCTTCGCCTGTGGGCGGGTCGCTGGCTGCGTTTCAATCGCACGTATTTGCCTGGTTCGCGGCCCACAAACGGGATTTGCCGTGGCGGAAATCGCAGGACCCTTATCGCGTCTGGATCAGCGAAATCATGCTTCAGCAGACGCAAGTCGCGACGGTCAAAGAATACTTCCGCCGATTTACGGCCGAGTTTCCGCACGTGAGCGACCTGGCCGAGGCCGAAGAACAACAGGTACTACTGCTTTGGGAAGGGCTTGGCTACTATCGCCGGGCTCGCCAACTGCACGCCGCCGCCAAGGAAATTGTCGAGCGTTACGACGGCAAGTTCCCGCAGACGGTCGACGAGATCCAAAGCCTGCCTGGTATCGGCAGATATACGGCGGGGGCGATCGCTTCGATTGCCTATGGTCTCAAAGCTCCGATCCTGGAAGCGAATACGCAGCGACTGTTTGCCAGGCTCATCGGTTGGGACCAGGTACTTACAACCTCAGCAAGTCAAAAACGGCTATGGGAATTCGCGGAAGAGATTCTTCCCGATCATGATGTCGGTATCTTCAACCAGGCCCTGATGGAGATCGGCAGCCTGGTCTGCACGCCCAAGAATCCCAGTTGTTCGCAATGTCCTTTGGTTGCCCACTGCGAGGCGTATCAGCAAGGCCGGCAGGATGAGATTCCGCAGCCTAAGAAGAAGATCGAATTTATTCCTATCACCGAGATCGCCCTGGTCGTACGCCGTAAGAACGAGGTCCTCGTGCGGCAATGCGGGCAAGACGAACGCTGGGCGGGCCTATGGGATTTCCCCCGGTTCTCTGTGGAGAACCAAGAAGAACTGAACGTGGTGGAAGCCCAACTGAAAGAGGCCTCGGGAATTGAGGCCTCGTTGGGTTCTCACGTGACGACGATCAAGCATGGCGTCACCAAGTATCGCATCACGCTTCTGTGTCACGAGATGGCTTACAAGAAAGGTCGCCTTCGCCCCGAGGCTGGCCCCGATGGCGAGCCCCGCGTATGGCAGTGGCGCGATGCTTCGCACCTGACCGATCTACCGTTATCGACGACCGGCCGGAAGTTAGCCAAGCTGGTGTGA